A genomic region of Arachis hypogaea cultivar Tifrunner chromosome 5, arahy.Tifrunner.gnm2.J5K5, whole genome shotgun sequence contains the following coding sequences:
- the LOC112801647 gene encoding magnesium transporter MRS2-5 isoform X2 codes for MEEAQGQYYSSTPQESALSHDGGGRSQLNGQGNCGTGIIGLKKRGHGTRSWIKIGQDGSTQTVTLDKATIMRHCSLPSRDLRLLDPMFIYPSTILGREKAIVVNLEQIRCIITADEVILMNSLDGSVGQYRSELCNRLQKEKADGLPFEFRALEMALELTCTSLDAQVRDEIEHLMDDDGDMAEMCLTEKRRSSDMYPLNDCLHILTSSSGKEISKSAPNSPERSISGIPMLPRAFSIIGNSGKHGSSMGSSDNGERIQPLEMLLEAYFIVIDNTLNSLSSLKEYIDDTEDFINIKLGNIQNRLIQFELLLTAATLVAAVFAAVTAVFGMNFETTVFDYPSGFHWVLVVTGITCASLYFSFLFYFKYKKVLPG; via the exons ATGGAGGAAGCACAAGGCCAGTATTATTCTTCCACTCCACAAGAATCTGCATTATCTCATGATGGTGGAGGGAGGTCTCAGCTCAACGGCCAAGGGAATTGTGGGACTGGTATCATAGGCCTGAAGAAGAGAGGTCATGGAACTCGTTCTTGGATAAAAATTGGTCAGGATGGGAGTACTCAGACCGTAACACTTGACAAGGCTACCATTATGAGACATTGTTCTTTGCCTTCCAGAGATCTTAGACTATTGGATCCAATGTTCATTTATCCTTCTACCATATTAGGACGGGAGAAGGCTATTGTTGTAAACCTTGAGCAAATCCGTTGTATAATTACTGCTGATGAGGTCATCCTGATGAATTCATTGGATGGTAGTGTTGGTCAGTATAGGTCAGAATTATGCAATCGGCTTCAGAAAGAAAAAGCTG ATGGTCTGCCTTTTGAGTTTAGAGCGTTGGAAATGGCTCTGGAGTTGACATGCACATCTTTAGATGCTCAG GTACGTGACGAAATAGAACATCTCATGGATGATGATGGTGATATGGCTGAGATGTGCCTTACTGAGAAAAGGAGAAGCTCAGATATGTACCCTCTTAATGATTGTCTTCACATTCTTACATCAAGTAGTGGTAAAGAGATTTCAAAGTCAGCTCCTAATTCACCAGAGCGGTCAATTAGTGGGATCCCAATGTTGCCAAGGGCTTTCAGCATCATTGGAAATTCAGGCAAACATGGTAGTTCAATGGGTTCTTCTGATAATGGAGAAAGGATTCAACCACTGGAAATGTTGCTTGAAGCATACTTTATCGTCATTGATAATACGCTTAACTCATTGTCGTCG CTTAAAGAATACATTGATGACACAGAAGATTTTATCAATATAAAGTTG GGCAATATTCAAAACCGCCTAATACAGTTTGAATTGCTTCTTACTGCAGCTACATTGGTAGCAGCAGTATTTGCTGCTGTGACAGCAGTGTTTGGGATGAACTTTGAAACCACAGTTTTTGACTATCCATCTGGTTTCCATTGGGTTTTGGTAGTTACCGGAATCACTTGTGCATCATTGTATTTCTCGTTCTTATTCTACTTTAAGTACAAGAAAGTGCTTCCAGGGTAA
- the LOC112801647 gene encoding magnesium transporter MRS2-5 isoform X1 yields MEEAQGQYYSSTPQESALSHDGGGRSQLNGQGNCGTGIIGLKKRGHGTRSWIKIGQDGSTQTVTLDKATIMRHCSLPSRDLRLLDPMFIYPSTILGREKAIVVNLEQIRCIITADEVILMNSLDGSVGQYRSELCNRLQKEKADGLPFEFRALEMALELTCTSLDAQVKELEMEIYPVLDELASSISTLNLERVRRFKGHLLALTQRVQKVRDEIEHLMDDDGDMAEMCLTEKRRSSDMYPLNDCLHILTSSSGKEISKSAPNSPERSISGIPMLPRAFSIIGNSGKHGSSMGSSDNGERIQPLEMLLEAYFIVIDNTLNSLSSLKEYIDDTEDFINIKLGNIQNRLIQFELLLTAATLVAAVFAAVTAVFGMNFETTVFDYPSGFHWVLVVTGITCASLYFSFLFYFKYKKVLPG; encoded by the exons ATGGAGGAAGCACAAGGCCAGTATTATTCTTCCACTCCACAAGAATCTGCATTATCTCATGATGGTGGAGGGAGGTCTCAGCTCAACGGCCAAGGGAATTGTGGGACTGGTATCATAGGCCTGAAGAAGAGAGGTCATGGAACTCGTTCTTGGATAAAAATTGGTCAGGATGGGAGTACTCAGACCGTAACACTTGACAAGGCTACCATTATGAGACATTGTTCTTTGCCTTCCAGAGATCTTAGACTATTGGATCCAATGTTCATTTATCCTTCTACCATATTAGGACGGGAGAAGGCTATTGTTGTAAACCTTGAGCAAATCCGTTGTATAATTACTGCTGATGAGGTCATCCTGATGAATTCATTGGATGGTAGTGTTGGTCAGTATAGGTCAGAATTATGCAATCGGCTTCAGAAAGAAAAAGCTG ATGGTCTGCCTTTTGAGTTTAGAGCGTTGGAAATGGCTCTGGAGTTGACATGCACATCTTTAGATGCTCAG gtaaaagagttggaaatggaaATATATCCTGTGCTAGATGAATTAGCATCGTCTATCAGTACTCTGAATTTAGAACGTGTTCGAAGATTTAAAGGTCATCTCCTTGCTTTGACTCAACGAGTTCAGAAG GTACGTGACGAAATAGAACATCTCATGGATGATGATGGTGATATGGCTGAGATGTGCCTTACTGAGAAAAGGAGAAGCTCAGATATGTACCCTCTTAATGATTGTCTTCACATTCTTACATCAAGTAGTGGTAAAGAGATTTCAAAGTCAGCTCCTAATTCACCAGAGCGGTCAATTAGTGGGATCCCAATGTTGCCAAGGGCTTTCAGCATCATTGGAAATTCAGGCAAACATGGTAGTTCAATGGGTTCTTCTGATAATGGAGAAAGGATTCAACCACTGGAAATGTTGCTTGAAGCATACTTTATCGTCATTGATAATACGCTTAACTCATTGTCGTCG CTTAAAGAATACATTGATGACACAGAAGATTTTATCAATATAAAGTTG GGCAATATTCAAAACCGCCTAATACAGTTTGAATTGCTTCTTACTGCAGCTACATTGGTAGCAGCAGTATTTGCTGCTGTGACAGCAGTGTTTGGGATGAACTTTGAAACCACAGTTTTTGACTATCCATCTGGTTTCCATTGGGTTTTGGTAGTTACCGGAATCACTTGTGCATCATTGTATTTCTCGTTCTTATTCTACTTTAAGTACAAGAAAGTGCTTCCAGGGTAA
- the LOC112801647 gene encoding magnesium transporter MRS2-5 isoform X3, whose translation MEEAQGQYYSSTPQESALSHDGGGRSQLNGQGNCGTGIIGLKKRGHGTRSWIKIGQDGSTQTVTLDKATIMRHCSLPSRDLRLLDPMFIYPSTILGREKAIVVNLEQIRCIITADEVILMNSLDGSVGQYRSELCNRLQKEKADGLPFEFRALEMALELTCTSLDAQVKELEMEIYPVLDELASSISTLNLERVRRFKGHLLALTQRVQKVRDEIEHLMDDDGDMAEMCLTEKRRSSDMYPLNDCLHILTSSSGKEISKSAPNSPERSISGIPMLPRAFSIIGNSGKHGSSMGSSDNGERIQPLEMLLEAYFIVIDNTLNSLSSLKEYIDDTEDFINIKLLHW comes from the exons ATGGAGGAAGCACAAGGCCAGTATTATTCTTCCACTCCACAAGAATCTGCATTATCTCATGATGGTGGAGGGAGGTCTCAGCTCAACGGCCAAGGGAATTGTGGGACTGGTATCATAGGCCTGAAGAAGAGAGGTCATGGAACTCGTTCTTGGATAAAAATTGGTCAGGATGGGAGTACTCAGACCGTAACACTTGACAAGGCTACCATTATGAGACATTGTTCTTTGCCTTCCAGAGATCTTAGACTATTGGATCCAATGTTCATTTATCCTTCTACCATATTAGGACGGGAGAAGGCTATTGTTGTAAACCTTGAGCAAATCCGTTGTATAATTACTGCTGATGAGGTCATCCTGATGAATTCATTGGATGGTAGTGTTGGTCAGTATAGGTCAGAATTATGCAATCGGCTTCAGAAAGAAAAAGCTG ATGGTCTGCCTTTTGAGTTTAGAGCGTTGGAAATGGCTCTGGAGTTGACATGCACATCTTTAGATGCTCAG gtaaaagagttggaaatggaaATATATCCTGTGCTAGATGAATTAGCATCGTCTATCAGTACTCTGAATTTAGAACGTGTTCGAAGATTTAAAGGTCATCTCCTTGCTTTGACTCAACGAGTTCAGAAG GTACGTGACGAAATAGAACATCTCATGGATGATGATGGTGATATGGCTGAGATGTGCCTTACTGAGAAAAGGAGAAGCTCAGATATGTACCCTCTTAATGATTGTCTTCACATTCTTACATCAAGTAGTGGTAAAGAGATTTCAAAGTCAGCTCCTAATTCACCAGAGCGGTCAATTAGTGGGATCCCAATGTTGCCAAGGGCTTTCAGCATCATTGGAAATTCAGGCAAACATGGTAGTTCAATGGGTTCTTCTGATAATGGAGAAAGGATTCAACCACTGGAAATGTTGCTTGAAGCATACTTTATCGTCATTGATAATACGCTTAACTCATTGTCGTCG CTTAAAGAATACATTGATGACACAGAAGATTTTATCAATATAAAGTTG CTACATTGGTAG